The Streptomonospora litoralis genome window below encodes:
- a CDS encoding SDR family NAD(P)-dependent oxidoreductase codes for MDLGLHGARVVVTGASRGIGRAIAQTFSEEGADLAICARSAEPLQRAAEQLRAGGRTVAEEALDVADTEALRGFLDRSAEHLGGIDVLVSNVSAGSAATPDQWERGFETDILPFVRMAEHARPHLENSERGGAIVLVSTTSALHTTAPSGPKAYGAVKAALNHHAAALGHTLPAQGIRVNTVSPGPIEFEGGGWARRRGSDPDFYNSIRERIPVGRLGRPEEVARAVAFLAAPAASFITGANLVVDGGFVDRV; via the coding sequence ATGGACCTCGGACTGCACGGCGCACGCGTCGTCGTCACCGGCGCCAGCCGCGGGATCGGCCGGGCCATCGCGCAGACCTTCAGCGAAGAGGGCGCCGACCTGGCGATCTGCGCCCGCTCGGCCGAACCGCTGCAGCGCGCCGCCGAGCAGCTGCGCGCCGGCGGGCGCACGGTGGCCGAGGAGGCCCTCGACGTCGCCGACACCGAGGCGCTGCGCGGCTTCCTGGACCGCTCCGCCGAACACCTCGGCGGCATCGACGTCCTGGTCTCCAACGTCTCGGCCGGCAGCGCGGCCACCCCCGACCAGTGGGAGCGCGGGTTCGAGACCGACATCCTGCCCTTCGTGCGAATGGCCGAGCACGCCCGGCCGCACCTGGAGAACTCCGAGCGCGGCGGGGCGATCGTGCTCGTCTCCACGACATCGGCGCTGCACACCACCGCCCCCTCGGGGCCCAAGGCCTACGGCGCGGTCAAGGCCGCCCTCAACCACCACGCGGCGGCACTCGGCCACACGCTGCCGGCGCAGGGAATCCGGGTGAACACGGTCTCCCCGGGCCCCATCGAGTTCGAGGGCGGCGGCTGGGCGCGCCGCCGCGGCTCGGACCCCGACTTCTACAACAGCATCCGCGAGCGCATCCCCGTCGGCCGCCTCGGCCGCCCCGAGGAGGTCGCCCGCGCCGTCGCGTTCCTCGCCGCCCCGGCGGCGTCCTTCATCACCGGCGCCAACCTGGTCGTCGACGGCGGCTTCGTCGACCGGGTCTAG
- a CDS encoding phosphotransferase family protein, with the protein MGATSETNPPGLDLPRLGAYLQAQRPGMLSGALTGDVIAGGRSNLTYRVTDGHGRWVVRRPPLGHVLPTAHDMGREHRVVSALADTAVPVPETVLLCEDGDVIGAPFYVMEYVEGVPYRTAEELDALGPARTGGIAAAMIDTLVDLHAVDPKNVGLADFGRPEGFLERQLRRWSKQLEASRSRELPGIDTLHQRLSARIPASPEPTIVHGDYRLDNLLVDADDRITAVLDWEMSTLGDPLTDLALIITYSSAAMADTSSVSNAHTAEGYPDADEIIARYARGSGRDVSALDWYVGLAFFKLAVILEGIHYRHSKGQTVGENFDRIGDAVPRLVDGGLRYLSGS; encoded by the coding sequence ATGGGCGCAACGAGCGAGACGAATCCGCCGGGACTGGACCTGCCGCGGCTGGGCGCGTACCTGCAGGCCCAGCGGCCGGGCATGCTCAGCGGTGCGCTCACCGGCGACGTCATCGCCGGCGGGCGCTCCAACCTCACCTACCGGGTGACCGACGGGCACGGCCGGTGGGTGGTGCGCCGGCCGCCGCTGGGCCACGTCCTGCCCACCGCTCACGACATGGGCCGCGAGCACCGCGTCGTCAGCGCTTTGGCCGACACCGCCGTCCCGGTTCCCGAGACGGTGCTGCTGTGCGAGGACGGCGACGTGATCGGCGCTCCCTTCTACGTCATGGAGTACGTCGAGGGCGTGCCCTACCGCACGGCCGAGGAGCTGGACGCGCTGGGCCCCGCCCGCACCGGCGGCATCGCCGCGGCCATGATCGACACGCTGGTGGACCTGCACGCCGTGGACCCCAAGAACGTGGGGCTGGCCGACTTCGGGCGGCCCGAGGGCTTCCTGGAGCGGCAGCTGCGCCGCTGGAGCAAGCAGCTGGAGGCGTCGCGCAGCCGGGAGCTGCCCGGCATCGACACGCTGCACCAGCGCCTCAGCGCCCGCATCCCCGCCTCGCCCGAGCCGACCATCGTGCACGGCGACTACCGGCTGGACAACCTCCTCGTCGACGCCGACGACCGGATCACCGCGGTGCTGGACTGGGAGATGTCCACCCTGGGCGACCCGCTCACCGACCTGGCCCTGATCATCACCTACAGCAGCGCGGCCATGGCCGACACCAGCAGCGTGAGCAACGCCCACACCGCCGAGGGCTACCCCGACGCCGACGAGATCATCGCCCGCTACGCCCGCGGTTCCGGCCGCGACGTCTCGGCCCTGGACTGGTACGTGGGCCTGGCGTTCTTCAAGCTCGCGGTGATTCTGGAAGGCATCCACTACCGGCACAGCAAGGGCCAGACCGTCGGCGAGAACTTCGACCGCATCGGCGATGCGGTGCCGCGGCTGGTCGACGGCGGGCTCAGGTACCTGAGCGGGAGTTGA
- the fabI gene encoding enoyl-ACP reductase FabI, which yields MGILEGKRILVTGVITDSSIAYHVARMCQEQGATVVLTGYGRLSLVERIAQRLPDAPPVLELDVTDEDQLSSLAERVREHVDGIDGIVHSIGFTPQEALGGNFLNASWQDVATAMHTSTFSLKALSTALLPLMKDGGSIVAMDFDNSVSYPVYDWMGVAKAGLTSTARYLARYLGEYSVRVNLVSAGPLRTMAARSIPGFDELADAWPQRAPMGWDTSDPEPAARAVVALLSDWFPATTGETVHVDGGFHSTGA from the coding sequence ATGGGAATCCTTGAGGGCAAGCGCATCCTCGTCACCGGGGTGATCACCGACAGCTCGATCGCCTACCACGTCGCCCGCATGTGCCAGGAGCAGGGCGCCACCGTCGTCCTCACCGGGTACGGCCGGCTCTCCCTGGTCGAGCGGATCGCCCAGCGCCTGCCCGACGCCCCGCCCGTGCTGGAACTCGACGTCACCGACGAGGACCAGCTGAGCAGCCTCGCCGAGCGGGTGCGCGAGCACGTCGACGGCATCGACGGCATCGTGCACTCCATCGGCTTCACCCCGCAGGAGGCCCTGGGCGGAAACTTCCTCAACGCATCCTGGCAGGACGTCGCCACCGCGATGCACACCTCCACCTTCTCGCTCAAGGCGCTGTCGACGGCGCTGCTGCCGCTGATGAAGGACGGCGGGTCCATCGTCGCCATGGACTTCGACAACAGCGTCTCCTACCCCGTCTACGACTGGATGGGTGTGGCCAAGGCCGGGCTCACCTCGACCGCCCGCTACCTCGCCCGCTACCTGGGCGAGTACAGCGTCCGGGTCAACCTCGTCTCGGCCGGACCGCTGCGCACCATGGCCGCTCGCAGCATCCCCGGTTTCGACGAGCTGGCGGACGCCTGGCCGCAGCGCGCCCCCATGGGCTGGGACACCTCCGACCCCGAGCCGGCTGCGCGCGCCGTCGTCGCGCTGCTGTCGGACTGGTTCCCGGCGACGACCGGCGAAACCGTGCACGTCGACGGGGGATTCCACTCCACCGGCGCGTAG
- a CDS encoding MSMEG_4193 family putative phosphomutase, with product MGTPTQQPQPESGERREQPPPEPVATLLLVRHGLTETTGSTLTGRAPGVHLDERGRGQAEELARRLSGVELAAVVSSPLERCQETAAAVAAAAGRRVVTDDRFNECDYGSWTGRRLADLAGEPLWRTVQAHPSAARFPDGESLAEMSARAVAAVRDWNAHLTAASANPVYVVCSHGDVIKAVAADALGLHLDQFQRVQADPCSLTAVRYTSVRPFVVRLNDVGGSPAGLVPSPEQSSGDAAVGGGAGGAQTAPAG from the coding sequence ATGGGCACACCTACGCAGCAGCCGCAGCCCGAGTCCGGCGAGCGCCGGGAGCAGCCGCCACCCGAACCCGTGGCGACCCTGCTCCTGGTGCGCCACGGGCTGACCGAGACCACCGGCAGCACGCTGACCGGCCGCGCGCCGGGCGTGCACCTCGACGAGCGCGGCCGCGGCCAGGCAGAGGAGCTCGCCCGCCGGCTGAGCGGCGTGGAGTTGGCCGCGGTCGTCTCCAGCCCGCTGGAGCGATGCCAGGAGACCGCGGCCGCCGTCGCCGCGGCAGCGGGCCGCCGAGTGGTCACCGACGACCGGTTCAACGAGTGCGATTACGGCTCCTGGACCGGTCGCAGGCTCGCCGACCTTGCGGGCGAGCCGCTGTGGCGCACCGTCCAGGCGCACCCCAGCGCGGCCCGCTTCCCCGACGGCGAGAGCCTCGCCGAGATGTCGGCCCGCGCCGTCGCCGCCGTGCGCGACTGGAACGCCCACCTGACCGCCGCCTCGGCCAACCCCGTTTACGTGGTGTGCAGCCACGGCGACGTGATCAAGGCGGTGGCCGCCGACGCGCTCGGCCTGCACCTGGACCAGTTCCAGCGCGTGCAGGCCGACCCGTGCTCGCTGACCGCGGTCCGCTACACGAGCGTGCGCCCGTTCGTCGTGCGCCTCAACGACGTCGGCGGTTCGCCGGCCGGCCTGGTGCCCTCGCCCGAGCAGTCCTCCGGCGACGCCGCCGTGGGCGGGGGAGCGGGCGGCGCCCAGACCGCCCCGGCCGGTTAG
- a CDS encoding undecaprenyl-diphosphate phosphatase: MSIFEAIVLGVIQGLTEFLPISSSGHLRVVSAFLGWPDPGAAFTAVSQIGTELAVLLYFRKRIWAILSTWTRSLGNRELRSDMNARMGWYVIIGTIPVGILGLALEEQIDSIFRDLRLIALTLIVFGVFLGLADRYMRRHRTLVDLTVNRGIIYGLFQTLALVPGVSRSGATITGGRLLGFQRADAAEYAFLLAMPAVFASGLYKLTDIGGDEYAGWTASFVGTAVAFAIGYVVIAWLMRFITTHSFMPFVYYRCALGVLILTLVSFGVLEPRGGEVGDETPALSSQSEQSGEQRNEQQGEPDTQADPSPQETPSPTADPSPSAGVDPVTGWPIDPQTGLAQDPQTGQYRDPDTGENVRIDPQTGLPIDPYTGQPYDPTADEARSAQ; the protein is encoded by the coding sequence GTGTCCATATTCGAGGCCATCGTCCTTGGTGTTATCCAAGGACTGACCGAATTCCTCCCGATCTCCTCCAGCGGCCACCTCCGGGTGGTCTCCGCGTTCCTCGGCTGGCCCGATCCGGGGGCCGCATTCACCGCGGTCAGCCAGATCGGCACCGAGTTGGCGGTGCTGCTCTACTTCCGCAAACGCATCTGGGCGATCCTGTCCACCTGGACGCGGTCGCTGGGAAACCGGGAACTGCGCTCCGACATGAACGCCCGCATGGGCTGGTACGTCATCATCGGCACCATCCCCGTCGGCATCCTCGGTCTGGCGCTGGAGGAGCAGATCGACAGCATCTTCCGCGACCTGCGGCTGATCGCGCTCACGCTCATCGTCTTCGGCGTCTTCCTGGGTCTGGCCGACCGCTACATGCGCAGGCACCGCACCCTCGTCGACCTGACGGTGAACCGGGGAATCATCTACGGGCTGTTCCAGACCCTCGCGCTCGTCCCCGGCGTCTCGCGGTCCGGCGCCACCATCACCGGCGGCAGGCTGCTCGGCTTCCAGCGCGCCGACGCCGCCGAGTACGCCTTCCTGCTGGCGATGCCGGCGGTGTTCGCCTCCGGGCTGTACAAGCTCACCGACATCGGCGGTGACGAGTACGCCGGGTGGACGGCCTCGTTCGTCGGCACCGCGGTGGCGTTCGCCATCGGCTACGTCGTCATCGCCTGGCTGATGCGCTTCATCACCACGCACAGCTTCATGCCCTTCGTGTACTACCGCTGCGCGCTGGGCGTCCTCATCCTCACCCTGGTCAGCTTCGGGGTGCTGGAGCCGCGCGGCGGCGAGGTCGGCGACGAAACCCCGGCGCTGAGCTCGCAGAGCGAGCAGAGCGGGGAACAGCGGAACGAGCAGCAGGGTGAGCCGGACACCCAGGCCGACCCGAGCCCGCAGGAGACCCCCTCGCCCACCGCCGATCCCTCGCCCTCGGCCGGTGTCGACCCGGTCACCGGCTGGCCGATCGACCCGCAGACCGGTCTGGCGCAGGACCCGCAGACCGGGCAGTACCGCGACCCCGACACCGGCGAGAACGTGCGGATCGATCCGCAGACGGGCCTGCCCATCGACCCCTACACCGGGCAGCCCTACGACCCGACGGCCGACGAGGCCCGGTCGGCGCAGTAG
- the fabG gene encoding 3-oxoacyl-[acyl-carrier-protein] reductase, translated as MSRSALVTGGNRGIGLAIARELAAGGDQVAVTYRSGEPPEGLLGVNCDITDTAQVDAAFKRIEEEQGPVEVVVANAGVTKDTLLAMMSEDDFSSVLDTNLTGAFRVAKRAVRSMMRRRSGRIVLISSVVGLLGSGGQANYAASKAGLVGLARSLARELGSRGITVNVVAPGFIETAMTAELDEERQTAIKSNVPLGRFGAPEEVAKTVRFLSSPDAAYITGAVIPVDGGLGMGH; from the coding sequence ATGTCCCGATCGGCACTGGTCACCGGCGGCAACCGGGGGATCGGCCTGGCCATCGCCCGCGAGCTCGCCGCGGGTGGAGACCAGGTCGCCGTGACCTACCGCTCCGGCGAACCCCCCGAGGGCCTGCTCGGTGTCAACTGCGACATCACCGACACCGCCCAGGTCGACGCCGCCTTCAAGCGGATCGAGGAGGAGCAGGGGCCGGTCGAGGTGGTGGTGGCCAACGCCGGAGTCACCAAGGACACGCTGCTGGCCATGATGAGCGAGGACGACTTCTCCTCGGTGCTGGACACCAACCTCACCGGTGCGTTCCGGGTGGCCAAGCGGGCCGTGCGCTCCATGATGCGCCGCCGCAGCGGCCGCATCGTGCTGATCTCCTCGGTGGTGGGCCTGCTGGGCTCCGGCGGACAGGCCAACTACGCCGCCTCCAAGGCCGGACTCGTCGGCCTCGCGCGCTCGCTGGCCCGCGAACTCGGCTCCCGCGGCATCACCGTCAACGTGGTCGCCCCCGGCTTCATCGAGACCGCCATGACCGCCGAGCTGGACGAGGAGCGCCAGACCGCCATCAAGAGCAACGTGCCGCTGGGGCGGTTCGGCGCGCCCGAGGAGGTCGCCAAGACCGTGCGCTTCCTCTCCTCTCCGGACGCGGCGTACATCACCGGTGCCGTCATCCCCGTCGACGGCGGCCTCGGCATGGGCCACTGA
- a CDS encoding glutathione S-transferase family protein translates to METAIIATPVDFDVHGDYGERMTKPKGPEFRRPAYPFRGRIGSEEFPAEAGRYHIYASYACPWAHRSLIVRKLKGLEQAVSVGIVDPVRDGRGWAFREGRGHGPDTVGHFTLLREAYEATEPGYDGHISVPVLWDTAGGRIVSNNFPDITTDLDARFDDWAEHDVDLYPEGLRAEIDALEERIYTAVNNGVYRCGFAPTQQAYDSAVAELFAALDELEERLATRRFLTGDRVTEADVKLWVTLARFDPVYNTHFKTNVRRLADYPNLWGYTRDLYSLPAFRETTDFDHIRRHYYVTHGALNPKRIVPAGPRPDFDAPHDRAALASGGPQTPLFNSRSGT, encoded by the coding sequence GTGGAGACCGCCATCATCGCCACACCCGTCGACTTCGACGTCCACGGCGACTACGGGGAGCGGATGACCAAGCCCAAGGGCCCGGAGTTCCGGCGCCCCGCCTACCCCTTCCGAGGGCGCATCGGCAGCGAGGAGTTCCCCGCCGAGGCAGGGCGATACCATATCTACGCCTCCTACGCCTGCCCGTGGGCGCACCGCAGCCTGATCGTGCGCAAGCTCAAGGGCTTGGAGCAGGCGGTGTCGGTGGGCATCGTCGACCCGGTGCGCGACGGCCGCGGCTGGGCCTTCCGCGAGGGGCGGGGCCACGGGCCGGACACCGTGGGGCACTTCACGCTGCTGCGCGAGGCCTACGAGGCCACCGAGCCCGGCTACGACGGCCACATCTCGGTGCCCGTGCTGTGGGACACCGCCGGCGGGCGCATCGTCAGCAACAACTTCCCCGACATCACCACCGACCTCGACGCCCGCTTCGACGACTGGGCCGAGCACGACGTGGACCTCTACCCCGAGGGCCTGCGCGCGGAGATCGACGCACTCGAAGAGCGCATCTACACCGCCGTGAACAACGGCGTCTACCGCTGCGGCTTCGCGCCGACCCAGCAGGCCTACGACAGCGCCGTAGCCGAACTGTTCGCGGCGCTGGACGAACTGGAGGAGCGGCTGGCCACCCGGCGCTTCCTCACCGGCGACCGCGTCACCGAGGCCGACGTCAAGCTGTGGGTCACCCTGGCCCGGTTCGACCCCGTCTACAACACGCACTTCAAGACGAACGTGCGGCGGCTGGCGGACTACCCCAACCTGTGGGGCTACACCCGCGACCTGTACTCGCTGCCGGCCTTCCGCGAGACGACCGACTTCGACCACATCCGGCGCCACTACTACGTCACCCACGGCGCGCTGAACCCCAAGCGGATCGTCCCGGCCGGGCCGCGGCCGGACTTCGACGCCCCGCACGACCGCGCCGCGCTCGCCTCCGGCGGGCCGCAAACGCCGCTGTTCAACTCCCGCTCAGGTACCTGA
- a CDS encoding aldo/keto reductase encodes MEQRQVGGSGLWVSRTALGTMTWGKDTQEEEAADQLTAFVDAGGTLVDTADIYGGGQSERIVGRLVSGVVRRDDVIIATKSGHTPQGYRPCDLSRRHLLAALDASLRRLRTDHVDLWQLHVRDGDTPVEETLSALDAAQRAGKVRYAGTGDFTAWQFATYASWQRASTRFAGVPIVTAGCEYSLLNRAPERELLPALADQGAGLIAWSPLGRGVLSAQYRNGIPDASRASRSHMAQFVEPYLDERSGRVVESVCTAAEGLGVSPLAVALSWVRDREGVAAATVGPRTTAQLEEILSMEGVELPREIRDALDDASSAPPP; translated from the coding sequence ATGGAACAGCGACAGGTGGGTGGATCGGGGCTGTGGGTGTCCCGCACTGCTCTGGGCACGATGACCTGGGGAAAGGACACCCAGGAAGAGGAAGCCGCCGATCAGCTCACCGCGTTCGTGGACGCCGGCGGCACCCTCGTCGACACCGCCGACATCTACGGCGGCGGACAGAGCGAACGCATCGTCGGACGCTTGGTCAGCGGGGTCGTCCGGCGCGACGATGTGATCATCGCCACGAAATCCGGGCACACACCGCAGGGCTACCGGCCCTGCGACCTCTCCCGCCGTCATCTGCTCGCCGCTCTGGACGCCTCGTTGCGCCGGCTGCGCACCGACCACGTCGACCTGTGGCAGCTGCACGTGCGCGACGGGGACACCCCCGTGGAGGAGACCCTGTCCGCGCTCGACGCGGCCCAGCGCGCAGGCAAGGTCCGCTACGCGGGCACCGGCGACTTCACCGCCTGGCAGTTCGCGACCTACGCCTCCTGGCAGCGCGCCTCCACCCGCTTCGCGGGCGTCCCCATCGTCACCGCCGGATGCGAGTACTCCCTGCTCAACCGCGCACCCGAACGGGAGCTGCTGCCCGCCCTCGCCGACCAGGGCGCGGGCCTGATCGCCTGGTCCCCGCTGGGCCGCGGCGTCCTCAGCGCGCAGTACCGCAACGGCATCCCCGACGCCTCCCGCGCCTCCCGCTCCCACATGGCCCAGTTCGTCGAGCCCTACCTGGACGAGCGGAGCGGACGCGTCGTGGAGTCGGTCTGCACGGCGGCGGAGGGGCTCGGCGTGTCACCCCTCGCGGTCGCTTTGAGCTGGGTCCGCGATCGCGAAGGGGTGGCCGCGGCCACCGTCGGCCCGCGGACCACCGCCCAGCTTGAGGAGATCCTGTCCATGGAGGGCGTGGAACTGCCCCGGGAGATCCGCGACGCGCTGGACGACGCGTCCTCGGCGCCGCCACCGTAG
- a CDS encoding helix-hairpin-helix domain-containing protein, which translates to MSGTPGSEAPSQVPPPQAAGRHPAAGDSGGGDAVGRAREALEQMGAPAGLAEPLVGALGPRAGAEISTDPWRLLAVSGVTPQQADYCARHVLGAEASPDDPRRGKALAAHLLRQGAREGHTALEEQRLAGALRSMGVRSVDAALSAALDGGEVLSFEMVDEPDDGDDFDGGDPGEVPDPDRWYALTRIGLAEQDLGEGLARLAGTSEPIMDSATAAETVEATAERLGAEVDPRTAAALVTVALRGVCVLQHGAGARVPVAHALACAAAIAADSEAGIAVASPTAQAAAEVNSALADLGAGGDVAAVPLAVLLETRSPGVHGRRSERPIEAGLVVVTGARWLDVDRAAALVDACADGTHLVLLADPAQAPSAAPGSVVADLVASRTVHVADLPEGPDAGPLARMAESVAGGELEEVGAPGREVVVVPADSAAAAAHRTVQLITDSIPRALEIPAEQVQIVAATRGGEAGTDALNAVCKERLNPGPGAHGGLDAGDRVLVTADGPGCAAGDVGYLRVADGDDGNGQGGGAPVLAVELPGGTLARVADPAQLRPGWAITVAAAHGGRWPAVVAVFPPETRASRPQVYTALTTAQRHLSLVQAAGPALAQGVRENAALPRHTRLVQVLREG; encoded by the coding sequence ATGTCGGGTACGCCCGGATCCGAGGCGCCGTCGCAGGTGCCGCCACCGCAGGCCGCCGGGCGGCACCCGGCTGCGGGGGATTCCGGGGGCGGCGACGCGGTGGGGCGGGCGCGCGAGGCGCTGGAGCAAATGGGCGCTCCCGCCGGGTTGGCGGAGCCGCTGGTAGGCGCGCTGGGCCCGCGGGCCGGGGCCGAAATCTCCACCGACCCCTGGCGGCTGCTGGCGGTCTCAGGCGTGACCCCCCAGCAGGCCGACTACTGCGCCCGGCACGTCCTGGGCGCCGAAGCTTCTCCCGACGATCCGCGGCGCGGTAAGGCGCTGGCCGCGCATCTGCTGCGGCAGGGCGCGCGTGAAGGCCACACCGCACTGGAGGAGCAGCGCCTCGCCGGGGCTCTGCGGTCGATGGGCGTCCGCTCGGTCGATGCCGCGCTGAGCGCGGCGCTGGACGGCGGCGAGGTGCTGAGCTTCGAGATGGTCGACGAACCCGACGACGGCGACGACTTCGACGGCGGCGACCCGGGCGAGGTGCCCGACCCCGACCGCTGGTACGCGCTGACCCGCATCGGCCTCGCCGAACAGGACCTCGGCGAGGGGTTGGCCCGCCTCGCCGGCACCAGCGAGCCGATCATGGACTCCGCGACCGCCGCCGAGACCGTCGAGGCCACCGCCGAGCGCCTCGGCGCCGAGGTCGACCCGCGGACCGCCGCCGCACTGGTCACGGTCGCGCTGCGGGGCGTCTGCGTGCTCCAGCACGGCGCGGGTGCCCGGGTACCCGTCGCGCACGCGCTGGCCTGCGCCGCCGCCATCGCCGCCGACAGCGAGGCCGGCATCGCCGTCGCCTCACCCACCGCCCAGGCTGCCGCCGAGGTCAACTCCGCCCTCGCCGATCTGGGCGCCGGAGGCGACGTGGCCGCAGTGCCGCTGGCTGTGCTGCTGGAGACCCGCTCCCCCGGCGTGCACGGCCGCCGCTCGGAGCGACCGATCGAGGCCGGGCTGGTAGTGGTCACCGGCGCCAGGTGGCTCGACGTGGACCGGGCCGCCGCGCTCGTCGACGCCTGCGCCGACGGCACGCACCTGGTTCTGCTCGCCGACCCGGCGCAGGCGCCCTCGGCCGCGCCGGGCAGCGTCGTGGCCGACCTGGTCGCCTCGCGCACCGTGCACGTCGCCGACCTGCCCGAAGGTCCCGACGCGGGTCCGCTGGCACGCATGGCCGAGTCCGTGGCCGGCGGCGAACTGGAGGAGGTCGGCGCACCGGGCCGCGAGGTGGTGGTCGTGCCCGCGGACTCCGCCGCCGCTGCCGCGCACCGGACGGTGCAGCTCATCACCGACTCCATCCCCCGTGCCCTGGAGATCCCCGCCGAGCAGGTGCAGATCGTCGCCGCCACACGCGGCGGCGAGGCGGGCACCGACGCGCTGAACGCGGTGTGCAAGGAGCGGCTCAACCCCGGTCCGGGCGCTCACGGCGGCCTGGACGCGGGGGACCGGGTTCTCGTGACCGCCGACGGGCCGGGCTGCGCCGCCGGAGACGTCGGCTACCTGCGTGTCGCAGACGGTGACGACGGCAACGGGCAGGGCGGCGGTGCGCCTGTGCTCGCCGTGGAACTGCCGGGCGGAACTCTGGCCCGGGTGGCGGACCCGGCGCAGCTGCGGCCGGGGTGGGCGATCACCGTCGCCGCGGCGCACGGCGGCCGCTGGCCCGCGGTCGTCGCGGTGTTCCCGCCCGAGACGCGGGCGTCGCGGCCGCAGGTCTACACGGCGCTGACGACGGCGCAGCGCCACCTGTCCCTCGTGCAGGCCGCCGGCCCCGCCCTGGCTCAGGGCGTGCGCGAGAACGCCGCGCTGCCCCGCCACACGCGCCTGGTCCAGGTGCTGCGCGAGGGATGA